The Nerophis ophidion isolate RoL-2023_Sa linkage group LG25, RoL_Noph_v1.0, whole genome shotgun sequence genomic sequence cttattccctttcggggtcgcggggggcgctggcgcctatctcagctacaatcgggcggaaggcagggtacaccctggacaagtcgccacctcatcgcattaaTGTTATTGAATAATTCATTAATTAAtatgttgaatacatttaaaaatgttaaattgcCATTAAACTATGCtgcctttaaaaataaaatatttatgttAAACTTTATATTGATATGTTAATTAATCACCCCATGAATAcattaatgtttttaattaattattagttAGTTATTTATTCAAATAATTGATTAATCAATGTATTaattaaacatttgaaaatgttagaattatgtaaaaaaaaaactattaattgAATTTTatgttaaatgtatttaaacatttgaaaatgctgttaaaaatatttatactgctgttaaaatgtaaaatctaTGTTGAATGTTAAGTGATTTtgataattaattaaataattaattaatatccTAAAAAGATTTAGAAATGTTAAACGGCCATTAAAAACCCTATGctgctattaaaatgttaattgtgGCATCTTAAATGTTATACCAGTAtacaaattaattatttaattattatgttaaatacatttaaaaaagttaaaatgccATTAAAGAAAAACCCTATGCTGTCGTCAAGATGTTAAATGCATTATGTTAAATGTGATGTTaacatattaatcaatcaattaattaattaattaattaggaattgattaattaattattgaatatgttatatttaaaaatgttaaagtgCCATTAAAAACCCTATACTGCgttaaaatgtaaaatgttattttaaatgttataATAAATGTTATGTTAATTAatataataaacacatttaaaaattctaaatgttgtcaaaaaaacTATGCTTCCGTTTTTTTATGTTAAACGTAATGTTAATATGTTATTAATTCATTAATTAATATGTTGAATACTTTCAAACATGTTAAAAAATCTTTCAAAATAACCCTATGCTGCcattaaaatgtacaatgtatCATGTTAAACTTTATGTTAATACGTTAATTATTGCTTAATTAATTAATatgttaaaatacatttaaaaaaattaaaaagccgTTTAAAAAATCCTAtgcttctgttcaaatgtaacatTTGTTATGTTAAATGTAATGTTATTAGTTCATTTATTAATTAATTGAATATgttaaatgcatttaaaaattgTAAAATGCTGTTAAAAATAATCCTTATGCTGCcgttaaaatgtaaaatgtatattaaatgttatgttaatatgttaattaattaaacaattattattatacatgtaaaatgttaaAATGCCATTAAAAAACTATgctgctgttaaaatgtaaaatttgTTGTGTTAAATTTAATGATATGTTAATTAAATATTatcaataattttttaaatatcttaaatATACTTAGAAATGTTATAATCCCGTTACAAAAACGTATGCTGTTGTTAAAAATTTTTAAAGTGTTATGTTAAAATTATTATGTTAAATTGTATGCAAATGTGTTAATTATTTGAATAGTAAATTAATTGATAATTTTTGAatatgttacatttaaaaaagtcaaaGTGCCTTTAAGAAACCCTATGCTGTCTTATGCTGTTAAAATTTCAAAGGTGTTataataaatgttatgttgatatTTTAATTGATTATCTTATCAATTAtgataaatgaattaaaaaatgttagaAATGCTGTTAAAAAAAACTCTATTTTATGTGAATAAGTTAAATTTGTtatgttaaatgttttttattatgttgatcaattaatcaattaattaatacgctaaatacatttaaaaatgtcaaaattatgttTGAAAAACCCTCTATTTTATGTTTATAAGTTAAATGTATTATGTTAAATGTTATGTGATTAttttaatcaattaattaattagttcatatgttaaatacatttaaaatggaaaaaatcAGCTTAAAAAAACTAAGCTGCTGTTAAAATGTCAAATGTTATGTTAAATGTTATGTCAATATGTCAactgattaaaaataataaataaaaaataaataaaataaaataaatatcattAAAACCCCGATGCTGCTGTTAAAATGTTACATTTATCATGTTAAATATTATGTTATGttaatcaataattaattaaataatatgTTCAATGCTTTTAAAAATCAAAcgttccatttaaaaaaaatgcttttaaaaatgtattagtatgttaaataaataaaaaaaatattaaaatgtcattaaaaaaaacttcATGCTGATGTTAAAATGTTCATTGTATTAcgctaaattttattttaattttattcaaaaattaATTAGGTTTTATGTTAAAtatattcaaaataaaaaaagaaatgtcAAATTAGTTATGTGAAATGTTATGTCAATATATAAACTAATTAATGAATATGTCAAAATGCcgtaagaaaaacaaaaaaactatgctACCGTtaaagtgttaaatttgttttgtTGAATGTTatgttaattaattaattaattcattattattttaaacaaatttaaaaaggTTTAAATACTGTTTAAAAAACCCTATGCCGCCGTTAAAATGTTAAATTTGTTAAGTTAAACGTTATGTTGATtaattaattatccatccatcctttttctaccacttattccctttcggggtcacggggggcgctggcgcctatctcagctacaatcgggcggaaggcggggtacaccctggacaagtcgccacctcatcgcagggccaacacagatagacagacaacattcacactcacattcacacactagggccaatttagtgttgccaatcaacctatccccaggtgcatgtctttggaggtgggaggaagccggagtacccggagggaacccacgcagtcacggggagaacatgcaaactccacacagaaagatcccgagcctggatttgaacccaggactgcaggaccttcgtattgtgaggcagacgcactaacccctcttccaccgtgaagcccttattaattaattaatgtattaaatacagttaaaaaggtTAAAGTGCCGTTTAAAAAAAGCTGTATGTTGCCAATTGAATTGCGTACTGGCGGGCTAAATCTAGCCCCCGGGCCTAGAGTTTGGCACTTTTGGCATATGGAAAATGAGTTACATAAGCAATAATTTTCTTACAATAATCCACATCCCATGAATAAAACATGACATTTACACATATGTGCTCCAGTGCATGGAGACAGTtttccatcaaaaaaaaaaaaaaaaaaaagggagggggtGGCAAAACTAAATCTAATTGAGTAacgactttcttttttttttttttttttttcctcctgccACACATCTGCTGGCTTCCTGCAACGTAAACGACAATGaagtgctcttttttttttttttgtatttttttgaaaaacaaCAAGCAGCGCCGGTGGCCAACGAGCGCCGCCCATCATTTGTAGTCTGCCTCAGTCCGTTGCGCCTTAGTCCCGCCCCCTCCTCGTTCAGCCCCGCCCCCGCTCGACGCCGATTGGCTGCCGGCCGGAGCGCGTCTCCGGTTTTTAACGCAGCGTGTGCGTGCACGGAGTTCATACCGTGCGAGGAAGCGCTCGTCTTTTTTATTCTACTCAGGACGCATCCAAACGTACACAACACACTTTGTAACAACgtgcttttttctttttctacagaaaaaaaagaaagaaaagaacaaCGTTGCATTGAGTTGAtgcaacaaaaaagaaaaaaaaaaaaaaaaaaggacgcaCCTCCATGTTACTTTGGATAAGGACGCCGGGCAAGGACACCGCACTACACCGCTGATGCTGATGCTGATCCGGGCGGGATAGGACCCACTGACcggtctctctctcttttttttttttttttttttttagatctgcaCACCTTTGTCACGCATCTGGATGCTTTTTgtccttgctttttttttttttttggaacaaggGTGACTCACTGCGTGCAAAAGGCGAGCCTCTGCATCCTAATCACACAGCAGCTCATTGACATTACAGTCAGACTTTTCTGGagcccttttttatttatttatttatttatttatttccactGCTGCTGCATTGTAGCCTGCAAAGAAGAAAAAGGGCAAAAGGATACACATTCCCTCCTTTTGGAACTATATCTGGACTAAAATCCACTTCATTTAGGTAAGTTAACCTCTTATATGTTCTTTTTACGTCATGTATGTGCAAGGATGCAACAGTTCTTGCAGAGGACGACGCACATTACAAGCTTCTGCTGTGATGttagaattattttttattttttttacgagGCTCGTATTATATATCCGGATTATGCGGATTGGTTAATGCGTGTAAGAGGCTCATTTTTGTTCAAAAAGCGTCACAATAGCCCATCTCCTGCTGTATTGCCTGCAGTGCTGCCTAAGTTGGACAGTTTTCATCCAGCATCCTCATCCTATGTGAATGGAATGTTTATTGTTTGTTGTATATGGAAACCAGATAAGTCCTGGATGTGGATGCCGTGGTATCAGAACTATTTTCCATAATTCTCGCAGGGTAGCCGGATTTTACTAACAAGCAAAAAAAACTGGACGGATAACTCAATTGGCAATGATTGTTGAGATGAATTACACACGAGTCCGGATCGCGTTTCTTCCGGATAGATTGTACGGGCTAACGAGATGACAAACACGTAATGTGTGTTTCTTTGCTTTCTCCTAGGTGGTGTCAATTTGCATTCGCCATGACTATTCCGTTCGGAGAGTGGATCATGATTATTGCTCAGATGACTCTGAGTGCGGCGTTGAATTTAAATTAGGTGTTCGGCGACCACAGATTGCCGGGAGAGGCGGAGGAGGAGTGCAAGAGATAAAACACAATCCGCCGAGGCGAATGCCGAGACCTCGCGTGATGACCAGGACTCTTTTTTGGAAGTGATAAGACGGAGCTGTAGCGggggacaaaaaaatatatatcaacagGTCAACGCAGCTTGAAGCCACTTCCAGAGAGTGGGGATGTatctttctgttttttttttcctcctcttgtGGGCTCGAGCCCTGACGCTGAAGAACTTGAATTACTCCGTCCCCGAGGAGCAAGGACCGGGGACGGTGATCGGAAACATCGCCAAAGATGCCCGACTCGGCCTGGAGCAGACCGGGCAGGGCGGGCAGGGGAAGAAAGCCAACTTCAGGGTGCTGGAGAACTCGGCGCCGCATCTCATCGACGTGGACCCCCAGAGTGGACTGCTCTATACAAAACAGCGCATTGACCGAGAGACTTTGTGTAAAAGAAACCCCAAGTGCCAGCTCTCCATGGAGGTGTTTGCGAACGACAAGGAGATCTGCATGATTAAAATAGACATCCAAGACATAAATGACAACTCCCCGAGTTTCCCCTCTGACCAGATCGACATTGACATATCTGAAAATGCAGTCCCGGGGACACGTTTCCCCCTGACCAGCGCTCATGATCCAGATGCAGGGGAAAATGGTCTGAAAACCTATCAGATAACACGCGATGACTACAATCTCTTTTCCTTGGAGGTAAAATCCCGCGGGGATGGAACTAAGTTCCCAGAATTGATCATCCAAAGGCCACTAGACCGGGAAGAAAGAAACCATCACACCCTTATTTTGTCAGCAACTGATGGCGGGGAATATTCAAGGTCTGGCACCATGCAGATAAACGTTAAAGTTATCGATTCAAATGACAACAGCCCGGTGTTTGACCAGCCCTCGTATGTTGTTGAAATTCCTGAAAACTCCCCTCCCGGTAAAGTCTTGATAGATTTAAACGCCACCGACCCTGACGAGGGCAACAATGGACAGGTGGTCTATTCTTTCAGTGGCTATGCCCCAGAGAGAATCCGGGAGCTGTTCTCCATAgattctagaacaggggtcatcAAGATTCAGGGCGAAATTGACTACGAAGAGAGCCCTGTTATTGAGATCGACGTACAGGCAAAGGACCTCGGCCCCAATCCCATCCCGGGCCATTGTAAAGTCACCGTTAAAGTGCTTGACAGGAACGATAACTGGCCCTCTATTGGCTTTGTGTCGGTACGACAGGGAGCCATCAGCGAGGCGGCACCTTCAGGCACTGTTATTGCTCTGGTCCGGGTCACGGACAAGGACTCAGGCAGGAACGGCCAGCTTCAATGCAGAGTGCTGGGTAACGTCCCCTTTAAACTAGAAGAGAATTACGATAACTTCTACACCGTCGTGACGGAAAGACCGTTGGACAGAGAGGCGCAAGACGAGTACAACGTCACCATTGTGGCAAAGGACAACGGCATTCCACCTCTGAACTCCACAAAATCTTTCACCGTAAAGATTTTGGATGAGAACGACAACGTCCCGCGCTTTACTAAGTCGGTTTACCTACTGCAGATACCGGAGAACAACATACCGGGAGAGTTCCTGGGTTCAGTGCTTGCTCATGACCCGGATCTCGGACAAAACGGCACGGTGTACTACAGCATTATTAACTCCAACGTGAGCGGGGGTGATGTCAACACCTACGTAAACGTGAACGCCGCCAACGGAGCCATATATGCAGTCAGATCGTTCAACTATGAGCAGATCAAATACTTTGACTTCAAAGTACTCGCTCGGGACGCAGGATCGCCCCACCTGGAGAGCAACACAACGGTGCGCATCAGTATTCTGGACGTAAACGATAACATCCCTGTCATCGTTCTCCCGCTTCTACAAAACGACACCGCTGAAATCCACGTGCCGCGGAACGTCGGGGTGGGCTACATTGTCACCACGGTGAGGGCAGTGGACAATGACTACGGCGAAAGCGGGAGACTCACATACGAGATCTCGGACGGGAACGAGGAGCACCTTTTCGAGATGGATCCAGCGACCGGTGAGGTGCGAACAGCCCACCCTTTCTGGGAGAACGCCAGTCCCGCCGTGGAGCTGATCATCCGCGTGTCGGACCACGGCAAGCCCACCCTCACCACCGCGGCGAGGCTCATCATCAAGGCCTCCAACGGACATCCCGCTGACGGACTGCTGCATGTCGACAACCATCAGAAGTGGGACATGTCCCTGCCTCTCATCGTGACTCTGAGCATCATCTCAATCATGCTTCTGGCTGCCATGGTCACCATAGCCGTCAAGTGCAAACGGGAAAACAAGGAGATACGGACCTATAACTGTCGAATCGCAGAATACTCGCATCCTCAGCTGGGGAAAGGAAAGAAAAAGAAGCTTAACAAGAACGACATCATGCTGGTGCAGAGCGAGGTGGAGGAGCGGGATGCCATGAATGTGATGAATGTGGTAAGCAGTCCTTCCTTGGCCACCTCTCCCATGTACTTTGACTACCAGACACGCCTGCCACTCAGCTCACCGAGATCAGAAGTCATGTACCTTAAGCCCACTACCAATAACCTCAGCGTGCCCCAAGGCCACGTGGGATGCCACACCAGCTTCACAGGCCCAGTCACCAGCACTACAGACACACCTACTAACCGCATGTCCATCATACAGGTAAGGGACTTGCCCCACTCTCACACACTGTTCCGCCCACTCCCACGTCAGCGCCTTCGTGAAGTATCCGCGTCCGACGTGGACATGACTTGTCTTGTAAAAACCAAAGAGGGGCTGAGAGGAGTGCGGAGTGAAAAGACGGAAGGGAGTAGTGAGCATTAGaaggattaaaggggaacattatcacgatttcaaaagggttaaaaacaattaaaatcagttcccagtggcttgttgtattttttgaagtttttttcaaaattttaccggtctcggaatatccctaaataaagctttagagtgccttattttcgctctctgcgaagaccctggccatttccctgtgacgtcatacagtgctcccaatgtaaacaaacaatgggaataccacagcaagatatagtgtcattagctcggattcaaacttggatttaagcgattcaacagattacacatgtatttaaacagatggttggagtgtgaaaatattgaagaagaaactgaagctattgagcgaatagctattgacgctattcatagccatagcaaggtcgaatagctgcgttagcatcgccggtaaaatgtgcggaccaaacgatcaggactttcgcatcttgtgacactggagcaacttaaatccgtcgattggtaagtgtttgtttcgcattaaatgtggttggaaggaaa encodes the following:
- the LOC133542830 gene encoding protocadherin-17-like, translated to MYLSVFFFLLLWARALTLKNLNYSVPEEQGPGTVIGNIAKDARLGLEQTGQGGQGKKANFRVLENSAPHLIDVDPQSGLLYTKQRIDRETLCKRNPKCQLSMEVFANDKEICMIKIDIQDINDNSPSFPSDQIDIDISENAVPGTRFPLTSAHDPDAGENGLKTYQITRDDYNLFSLEVKSRGDGTKFPELIIQRPLDREERNHHTLILSATDGGEYSRSGTMQINVKVIDSNDNSPVFDQPSYVVEIPENSPPGKVLIDLNATDPDEGNNGQVVYSFSGYAPERIRELFSIDSRTGVIKIQGEIDYEESPVIEIDVQAKDLGPNPIPGHCKVTVKVLDRNDNWPSIGFVSVRQGAISEAAPSGTVIALVRVTDKDSGRNGQLQCRVLGNVPFKLEENYDNFYTVVTERPLDREAQDEYNVTIVAKDNGIPPLNSTKSFTVKILDENDNVPRFTKSVYLLQIPENNIPGEFLGSVLAHDPDLGQNGTVYYSIINSNVSGGDVNTYVNVNAANGAIYAVRSFNYEQIKYFDFKVLARDAGSPHLESNTTVRISILDVNDNIPVIVLPLLQNDTAEIHVPRNVGVGYIVTTVRAVDNDYGESGRLTYEISDGNEEHLFEMDPATGEVRTAHPFWENASPAVELIIRVSDHGKPTLTTAARLIIKASNGHPADGLLHVDNHQKWDMSLPLIVTLSIISIMLLAAMVTIAVKCKRENKEIRTYNCRIAEYSHPQLGKGKKKKLNKNDIMLVQSEVEERDAMNVMNVVSSPSLATSPMYFDYQTRLPLSSPRSEVMYLKPTTNNLSVPQGHVGCHTSFTGPVTSTTDTPTNRMSIIQTDSFPAEPNYMGSRQQFVQSSSTFKDPERASLRDSGHGDSDQADSDQDTNKGSCCDMSAKEALKLKASGVRPPPLEQDHDLGPGPLNNRRVPGWGSYCKKA